One window from the genome of Salvia miltiorrhiza cultivar Shanhuang (shh) chromosome 7, IMPLAD_Smil_shh, whole genome shotgun sequence encodes:
- the LOC130991640 gene encoding uncharacterized protein LOC130991640: MSQLCISIEDDGVPKFYSTMLPVVFNITFTRKIGHDSDDDRFSCTGFCISSTGLLMTCAHCVPSENVTCSIIGRRRDGSWTHDMTAKIVKIFKKWDVCILQLVSKENVSFDFVTFANENDQICVGEDVHYIGGLAGLYFAYVKGMISCPCGYDLESITNIWKDRKPEDFTLMIKSYENYSLPPEMYGLGPPYTIRAGIAGYYHMHPLTPLIETNTMSYAGVASGSPLFNSRGQVIGMVIGGGRGTMATHHVILKFFMDKVIEEEDGGGKGKEEDGGEEEEEGGGGTSQSMKGKKKKKKKKDGRKGKRGGISTNLFRRLMS, from the coding sequence ATGTCACAACTTTGTATTTCTATTGAGGATGACGGCGTACCAAAGTTCTACTCTACTATGCTGCCTGTTGTGTTTAACATTACATTTACACGTAAAATTGGACATGACAGTGATGATGATCGATTTTCTTGTACTGGATTTTGTATAAGCAGCACAGGGTTGCTAATGACATGTGCTCATTGTGTACCTTCTGAAAATGTGACATGTAGTATTATTGGTCGAAGAAGGGATGGATCTTGGACCCATGATATGACTGCAAAGATagtgaaaattttcaaaaagtgGGACGTGTGCATTCTACAGTTAGTTTCGAAGGAAAATGTTTCATTTGATTTTGTCACATTCGCCAACGAGAATGACCAAATTTGTGTTGGCGAGGATGTGCACTATATTGGAGGACTTGCAGGTTTGTACTTTGCTTATGTGAAGGGAATGATATCCTGTCCGTGTGGATATGATCTTGAATCCATTACTAATATTTGGAAGGATAGAAAGCCAGAGGATTTTACTTTGATGATCAAGTCTTATGAAAACTACAGTCTTCCTCCTGAGATGTATGGATTAGGCCCACCTTATACTATCCGTGCTGGTATTGCGGGCTACTATCATATGCATCCACTGACTCCATTGATAGAAACTAATACTATGTCGTATGCGGGAGTAGCTTCTGGATCTCCTCTGTTTAACAGTAGAGGACAAGTTATTGGGATGGTCATTGGAGGGGGTCGTGGAACTATGGCTACTCATCATGTTATACTTAAGTTTTTCATGGATAAAgttattgaagaagaagatggtggagggaaaggaaaagaagaagacggtggagaagaagaagaagaaggaggaggaGGCACGTCACAATCGATGaaagggaagaagaagaagaagaagaagaaggatggAAGAAAAGGGAAAAGAGGAGGCATCTCTACTAACCTGTTCAGAAGGTTAATGTCTTAG
- the LOC130991638 gene encoding uncharacterized protein LOC130991638 isoform X6: protein MKKVCCNACKKPIKASQYATHAELCKSLISRGEINLVFDGPAVTKKPPRKERKKSQITQSKKAKSLRESKKFESVDSGDIAAPGSHIDENIQMSVFPEARRETHLHSTDKMNGSTVNPYNVDCLKDVTKRSSKPLKRTSAENPSNQGTENFCKSAAEVLPYVPAPLATKIYYSQRNHNLRRAITRMFFEEPDKEFCNEVPSLEDYQVNAALGQTSSPGTFCHEQVARQQRDDKLLLFARTPVHVLSSRSNFYMGESGAFEPSMTSADQLPVNNTLGPHYISNSYSFADKPGNSLGTLQQGSGSVPVV, encoded by the exons AACTCTGCAAGTCTCTAATTTCTAGAGGGGAAATCAATCTGGTTTTTGATGGCCCTGCAGTGACTAAGAAACCTCCAAGGAAGGAGAGGAAAAAGTCACAGATAACTCAGAGCA AAAAGGCCAAATCACTCAGAGAATCCAAAAAATTCGAATCTGTCGACTCTGGTGATATAGCTGCACCAGGATCTCATATAGATGAGAATATTCAAATGAGTGTCTTCCCTGAAGCTCGAC GAGAAACACATTTGCATTCAACTGACAAAATGAATGGCTCAACAGTGAATCCTTACAATGTGGACTGCTTAAAAGATGTGACTAAACGCTCATCAAAACCACTAAAAAG GACATCTGCTGAGAATCCATCAAATCAAGGTACAGAGAATTTCTGTAAGTCAGCAGCTGAGGTTCTTCCAT ATGTTCCAGCTCCCCTTGCGACCAAAATATACTACTCCCAAAGAAATCACAATCTCCGAAGAGCTATTACTCGCATGTTCTTTGAGGAACCAGACAAAGAGTTCTGCAATGAGGTTCCATCTTTAGAAGATTATCAAGTAAATGCGGCTCTTGGACAGACTTCATCTCCTGGAACTTTTTGCCATGAACAAGTTGCACGTCAGCAG AGAGACGACAAACTTTTGCTCTTTGCTCGAACTCCTGTTCACGTTCTTTCATCAAGGTCAAACTTCTACATGGGCGAGTCAGGAGCATTTGAACCATCCATGACCTCAGCTGATCAGCTCCCTGTGAATAATACTCTAGGACCTCATTACATATCGAATTCTTATTCATTTGCTGACAAACCAG GTAACTCTCTAGGTACTCTTCAGCAGGGCAGTGGAAGTGTTCCGGTTGTATAG